One genomic window of Bacteroidota bacterium includes the following:
- a CDS encoding T9SS type A sorting domain-containing protein, giving the protein MNNSNGTTLQAALALSGGLTLTSGGLADGGFTLTVNGNVSNATTHSGSGKILLSGGSGLHTLSGSGSYGNLQLNDVQNATLTGSTTVAGTLTLTTGTFTVGANTLTLQNAIAGTPTNLSAGSTSSIVISGSGSGVNLPSSVSALNNLTLNNSNGSTLQAALALSGGLTLTSGALADGGFTLTVNGNISNGATHSGSGKILLSGGSGSHTLSGSGTYGNLELNDANGATLTGSPTVTGTLTLTTGSLADGGNTLTVNGNVANATTHSGAGKILLSGGGGAHTLSGSGTYGNLDLNDAMNATITGSPTITGTLTLTSGTFTVGANTLTLQNAIGGTPTNLSAGGTSSIVISGSGSGVNVPSSVTALNNLTLNNSNGTTLQGSLALGGSLTMTSGTLADGGFTLTANENVSNSTSHTGSGKILLSGGAGAHTLSGAGSYGNLEMNDGFGATLTGNPTVTGTLTLTNGLISTGANTLTIGSAGSATAGSASSYVDGKLARVYAGTGSKAFPIGKGGNFRAASLDYTALTGTSTVTAEQTESALTGTLPAGTSLYMSRYWTISQTGGSGFTYNVTLDPTGFTPAGSPVILKRDGSIVSYPTTTPNYTVTGLTTMSDFALGDVSEPTAASTSMLFSGVTGDLTTVSWTSGAGTGANHLVVAKAGSAVTGTPSDGTGYTADAAFGSGNTIAAGEFVVFNGSGTSVPVTGLSSATTYYYAVFEYNGTGATADYLTSSSLTGSQMTASTPTLSSPTATSIGTTTATLGANVTSDGGVGITDRGVYWGTSPNPSSNANSTAGTTGVFTVPVSGLPDGTLIYYRGFATNPTGTGVSPDGTFYTLKVEPTTPAGSFAASSASTTSIGLTWTAATGADGYLILQRQGSDPTGLPSDATAYAVSNAIGDATVAAVITSGATTSTTISGLSTNLQYNFSIIPFAWDGANGPTYNYKTSPAPPTANASTISNLSDVVATGGFSYPANIAYSGFTGISDITAGNSLAAFGVTVRDGGSGSPDADALGTVLTAISFTTTNVAFLDRAALYDGATELAEVAVSGSPIVFSGFSSTAADNSTKDLTLRVTFKTAVTDNQQNSYTVSSVTTGAGSSLFAAANGGGAASSVTGDNNRIEVTATKLDFTTQPSTSATVGTVLAQQPVVTARDVNNNTDLDYSGSVTLTNSGALSTSGNVVSASSGVVTYTAFKFNAPGASVTLTTSNGSGLTNGTSTAIAPIYDAQPTVQASAVNFPSVADVSVTVSWTNGDGENRIVLMKAGSAVNSDPVDGTSYTANTVFGSGTQIGTGNYVVFSGTGNSVTVTGLSPSTTYHVAVYEFNASVENYLAPGATGNQTTTGTPFTWSGPVNGNWSTAGNWTPSRTSPATSDILVFNSAAVVNLDYTSPQTISKLQVTNNSNVVFTTAAVHTLNIGGGAGADLQIDAGSSLTDSANSAITISILTGATGSVSGSFITKGISAATGHQLLTADGNSVTFQSGSLCKVDTFCTGNLFGPSGTPNSIVVFAAGSVFEQHSGSNPFASSTPASKVTFQKGSLFRYKQKGGTPSFSGRTYANYEQDVNDNTSSPSGAGTLSIDTLKVTNGLFNIGMTGTFNLNGDIICNDSLTFNGTGSITLSGTSTQTISGSGVLTFAATEKILDSNVTSVKLGRAVTLNNNITLARGTFDPNGNILTGGAAADTIYVLSGATQRIDAATLAGNYATWNKDSLAAGSFIEYSGAGAQTLDNTIPYSGLKLSGGAKTVSGTLNIKGDLVNTSGFSGGTIALNGTGSQAVSGSGSFGNLTVNKSAGTASLGGNITEDGTLTITLGQLVTGANTVTLSSTGSLSEAGGGNVVIGNVQSTTTVTGNLPSADGALVNYTFGNIGLEINPSPGPSLGATTVTRVTGTAQGLGPSIKRYFDITPTNNTGLNATLVFHFDSSASELNGNTLTSSMGLWKSTDLGVTWTNQAGTANAAAKTVTKTGVTSFSRWTASDPSHPMVSSHARNSDIVIGAFPVPATISSLINTKPGEKRLFQFLVRDGGGTADTDVVPTIVKNLSLRKGVTNTVPDWSTYIQGVDLFQNSTHIDTTATITANNISWAGPPLFSVADNHVDSMNVYVYLKNPLPAGADGKVFEFLINQNTDVTTDALSGSIMAAGGSDVVGAPGTAIDVTATKLAFAANIPGVQSGQTFSTVLNADDANNNIDKDYVTNVGLAKATGTGTFTVTTPKTPVAGVATFNDAKIVGSGSHSLIATSGTLTSATSNIFGVGVPSTFKVSNAAPHVSTIDTLAWDSTSTWTVVRGVSATGIPHMRDSVILDHDFRATAYTIRLGPTISDSCRQITIGYPGNTVPIGLWIPPNNNPPGGSANAALWFGDSTTGNYDFVLAGGGTVYDNKTLFSANVKFATLSDSMKIRTGGYWYHNTSAFNTMHRILSRAVDGDYGTIEFDVNSANGTFDISGGGNYYYPNIVLSNTHTAPTYFWFGTGATTIHGNVTVNAGAKDSLMLTGYPFLFHGNYVNNGVTIATTSQFVFDGAGPHTVSGNPMSLGGGLLSLSPGGATFNSDVSITGGTVQTTGTFTYDSSGLPTNITRPVVGTITMGGSTTMNLNPAGAMSEGSNPVQGNVSATRTALQNVNQTFGAIGYSINAAGGAPGSTTVLRKTGAGSTSTGNGHQSIKRYYDVTPTNNSTLNATTVLGYSTTELNGIPETNLLLEKSTNSGATWTGKTGTVNTGSHFITATGVNSFSRWTAAAVDSPLFITHTITVRKYSDADGLFGTAGDETLKKWRLFLYKDSVVSADSIAGGNPNNGVLTVSNLEAGTYIAVEADSTSFGWTRLGKIHNGTRVATSTRFDTLVVSGGVSDSADFINHVGAFTGNSVTVRKFKDNDGNFSTAFDRSAKSWYLEVRDTGGTLIGSINDTVLTISNIADNQYVAREADSTGWIHLGYILNGTPAAGSGNSVMFTLSGGQNGTVDFVNASPSYSQMYRSFQEDSIALDKDNKGKVGKFVKRKTDKADFIALFVDDTATVTGLHVEFGNAILQNYPFFTTPPSTHLSPDGKNKKWDFTFTSPVHHGDSVYIHGFGDKGKIQKVGKYYWENGATIVGTKKKNPLFTRNDPKFPMPNRVNALFEAFAQTGFGANGLLVGRDRSADSAKQYGWILAAKYTDVLKSLKDKTGLHTGFARGFDTFTSNGKPILKRQKSIPPAKQNNRLIADMLALRLNIVSSMLLKTPLGFGELIFSDTSANPYNGLMVKEIAAKADTLMMGRYQGGVHVFVDTSVFRVLDQTIQRINSGFEGAIDTIDFTVKLHMKGTKQLAAVPYLHANGGVVPAMLVPLDKPIVETPQSYKLYQNYPNPFNPTTTIQFDLMDQSVVTLKIYNILGQEVATLLDHATLEDGTQEVEFNASNFASGVYFYRLISESVADPEDGIASQQFTTVKKMLLIK; this is encoded by the coding sequence TTGAATAATTCCAATGGCACGACCCTTCAGGCGGCTCTCGCCTTGAGCGGCGGGCTAACGCTTACGAGCGGCGGGCTGGCAGACGGCGGGTTTACCCTCACCGTCAATGGAAATGTCTCCAATGCGACGACGCATAGCGGTTCGGGAAAGATCCTGCTCTCTGGCGGTTCCGGATTACATACGCTTTCTGGGTCTGGATCCTACGGCAATCTGCAGCTTAATGACGTGCAGAACGCTACGCTGACGGGCAGTACTACCGTCGCCGGCACGCTCACGCTCACGACGGGCACGTTCACCGTCGGAGCCAATACGCTTACCCTTCAAAACGCAATTGCTGGCACACCAACGAACCTTAGCGCGGGCAGCACATCCTCGATTGTTATTTCGGGTTCGGGTTCCGGAGTAAACCTCCCGAGCAGTGTTTCGGCCCTGAACAATCTCACATTGAATAATTCCAACGGTTCGACACTCCAGGCGGCCCTTGCCTTGAGCGGAGGTCTCACACTCACGAGTGGCGCGTTGGCAGATGGCGGGTTTACGCTTACCGTTAACGGAAACATCTCCAACGGGGCTACGCATAGTGGATCAGGGAAGATCTTGCTTTCCGGAGGTTCAGGATCGCATACGCTCTCCGGGTCGGGCACGTATGGCAACTTAGAACTTAATGACGCAAATGGTGCGACTCTTACCGGGAGCCCGACCGTCACGGGCACGCTCACGCTTACGACCGGCAGTTTGGCGGATGGCGGAAATACTCTGACGGTAAACGGGAATGTTGCAAACGCAACTACCCACAGTGGTGCGGGAAAAATCCTCCTTTCAGGGGGCGGTGGGGCACATACCCTCTCCGGTTCGGGAACATATGGCAATTTGGATCTTAACGATGCGATGAATGCGACCATCACCGGGAGTCCAACGATTACGGGCACCCTCACACTTACGAGCGGTACATTCACAGTCGGTGCCAACACTCTGACGCTTCAAAATGCGATCGGTGGAACGCCCACGAATCTGAGTGCGGGTGGCACCTCATCCATAGTCATCTCCGGTTCAGGCTCGGGAGTCAATGTTCCGAGCAGTGTCACAGCGCTCAATAACCTCACACTCAATAATTCCAACGGCACGACACTCCAGGGGTCTCTGGCCCTTGGAGGTTCGCTCACAATGACGAGCGGCACACTTGCAGACGGCGGGTTTACTCTCACCGCCAATGAAAATGTCTCAAATTCCACTTCACATACCGGGTCAGGGAAGATTCTCCTCTCGGGTGGTGCAGGAGCCCATACACTCTCAGGTGCGGGATCCTACGGTAACCTGGAGATGAACGACGGTTTCGGCGCTACTCTCACTGGAAACCCGACTGTCACAGGGACACTGACGCTGACGAATGGACTCATATCAACAGGGGCTAACACCCTCACGATCGGGTCCGCAGGATCGGCGACAGCCGGATCGGCTTCATCGTATGTCGATGGCAAGCTCGCCCGCGTGTATGCCGGTACCGGCTCGAAGGCGTTCCCAATCGGAAAGGGCGGCAACTTCCGCGCGGCCAGTCTCGACTATACAGCCTTGACAGGCACAAGCACAGTGACAGCAGAACAGACTGAATCCGCACTTACGGGAACCCTTCCAGCAGGTACGTCTCTTTACATGTCCCGTTACTGGACGATCTCTCAGACCGGCGGTAGTGGGTTTACGTATAACGTGACGCTGGATCCGACCGGATTTACCCCTGCCGGCTCACCCGTGATTCTGAAGAGGGATGGATCGATCGTGAGTTATCCGACCACGACCCCGAATTATACCGTGACTGGATTGACAACGATGAGCGATTTTGCCCTGGGGGATGTTAGTGAACCAACCGCGGCATCGACCTCTATGTTATTCAGTGGGGTAACCGGAGATTTGACGACGGTTAGCTGGACGAGCGGCGCCGGAACTGGGGCCAATCACCTTGTGGTTGCGAAAGCAGGAAGCGCGGTGACTGGGACACCGTCGGATGGTACAGGCTACACCGCCGATGCCGCATTCGGGAGTGGAAACACCATTGCAGCCGGTGAATTCGTCGTTTTCAATGGCAGCGGAACGAGCGTGCCGGTGACAGGTCTCTCATCTGCAACAACATATTACTATGCCGTTTTTGAATATAATGGGACAGGCGCTACTGCGGACTATCTTACCTCTTCATCGCTTACGGGCAGTCAGATGACTGCGTCGACCCCAACACTATCCTCGCCGACCGCTACAAGTATTGGAACGACGACCGCGACGCTTGGTGCGAACGTGACGTCAGACGGGGGGGTTGGCATCACGGACCGTGGCGTCTACTGGGGAACGTCGCCTAACCCGAGCTCAAACGCGAATTCGACAGCGGGTACGACGGGAGTTTTCACCGTTCCCGTGAGCGGTCTGCCGGACGGAACGTTGATCTATTATCGTGGATTTGCCACCAACCCAACCGGGACAGGCGTCTCACCGGACGGAACGTTTTACACGCTAAAGGTCGAACCGACGACACCGGCAGGCTCCTTTGCGGCCTCTTCGGCCTCAACGACAAGCATCGGTCTCACATGGACGGCAGCTACGGGGGCGGATGGGTACTTGATCCTTCAACGGCAGGGAAGCGACCCAACCGGCCTGCCGAGTGATGCAACAGCTTACGCAGTCAGTAATGCCATCGGGGATGCCACTGTTGCTGCGGTCATTACCTCGGGTGCTACGACATCCACGACAATCTCTGGGCTATCGACGAATCTGCAATACAATTTTTCAATAATTCCATTCGCATGGGATGGTGCTAATGGTCCGACATATAATTACAAGACTTCGCCGGCTCCGCCGACTGCGAACGCATCGACAATTAGTAATCTGTCCGATGTCGTTGCGACGGGCGGTTTCAGTTACCCGGCAAACATCGCCTATTCGGGCTTTACAGGGATCAGCGACATCACCGCGGGGAATTCATTGGCCGCATTCGGAGTGACAGTCAGGGACGGCGGGTCGGGGTCACCGGACGCTGATGCGCTGGGAACGGTATTGACGGCAATCAGTTTCACCACCACAAATGTAGCCTTCCTCGACAGGGCGGCGCTCTATGATGGTGCGACCGAGCTCGCAGAGGTAGCCGTTTCGGGTTCTCCGATTGTTTTTTCCGGCTTCTCATCGACAGCTGCCGACAACTCGACGAAGGACCTTACCCTCAGGGTAACGTTCAAGACTGCGGTAACGGACAATCAACAGAATTCATACACGGTCTCCTCCGTGACGACAGGCGCTGGAAGTTCTCTATTCGCGGCGGCCAACGGAGGGGGTGCGGCAAGCTCCGTTACAGGGGACAACAACCGCATCGAAGTCACAGCGACGAAACTCGACTTCACGACGCAGCCCTCTACGTCGGCTACTGTGGGTACTGTGCTCGCCCAACAGCCAGTTGTAACTGCGCGTGACGTCAATAACAATACAGACCTCGATTACTCAGGATCGGTAACGCTCACCAATAGCGGAGCCCTTTCGACGAGCGGGAATGTGGTCTCGGCCTCCTCGGGTGTCGTGACATACACGGCCTTCAAATTTAACGCCCCCGGAGCGAGTGTCACGCTGACGACATCAAATGGCAGTGGTTTGACAAATGGAACAAGTACCGCCATTGCCCCGATTTACGATGCACAGCCGACAGTCCAAGCGTCAGCTGTTAATTTCCCGTCCGTTGCTGATGTCTCGGTGACAGTGAGTTGGACGAACGGCGACGGCGAAAACAGAATCGTCCTGATGAAGGCCGGCAGTGCGGTCAATTCCGACCCGGTCGATGGCACGTCCTACACGGCGAACACGGTATTTGGCAGTGGGACGCAAATCGGAACTGGCAATTACGTCGTTTTTAGCGGGACGGGAAACTCTGTGACTGTGACTGGCCTTTCTCCGAGTACGACCTACCATGTGGCCGTCTATGAGTTTAATGCCAGTGTCGAAAATTATCTTGCACCCGGCGCGACAGGGAACCAGACTACAACCGGGACACCCTTCACCTGGAGCGGACCGGTAAACGGTAACTGGAGCACGGCTGGAAACTGGACGCCCAGCAGAACATCCCCGGCGACCAGCGACATACTGGTCTTCAATTCAGCCGCTGTGGTGAATCTCGACTATACCTCGCCTCAGACAATATCAAAGCTTCAGGTCACAAATAATTCGAACGTAGTGTTCACGACTGCGGCGGTGCACACGCTCAATATTGGCGGCGGGGCCGGGGCCGATCTTCAAATCGATGCCGGTTCCAGTTTAACCGATAGCGCAAACAGTGCGATTACGATTTCAATTCTCACTGGAGCGACGGGCAGTGTTTCCGGGTCATTTATTACCAAAGGGATCAGTGCCGCGACGGGGCATCAACTTCTCACCGCGGATGGGAATTCTGTGACTTTCCAAAGCGGAAGTCTTTGCAAAGTCGATACGTTTTGCACCGGCAATCTTTTTGGCCCATCAGGCACGCCGAACAGCATTGTGGTTTTCGCAGCCGGTTCTGTATTTGAACAACACTCTGGATCAAATCCATTTGCATCATCCACGCCCGCTTCAAAAGTCACCTTCCAGAAAGGGAGCTTGTTCCGGTATAAGCAGAAAGGCGGGACTCCTTCGTTTTCAGGCCGCACATATGCAAACTACGAACAAGACGTGAATGATAATACATCCTCACCGTCTGGAGCCGGCACCCTTTCCATCGATACACTCAAAGTAACCAATGGATTGTTCAATATTGGAATGACTGGCACGTTCAATCTCAACGGGGATATCATCTGTAACGACTCGCTGACATTCAATGGGACCGGCTCAATTACACTGAGCGGTACGTCCACGCAAACAATCAGCGGTTCGGGAGTTCTTACCTTTGCTGCAACGGAAAAGATACTCGATAGCAATGTCACATCCGTAAAACTCGGACGTGCAGTCACTCTAAATAATAACATCACGCTCGCGCGCGGTACATTCGATCCAAACGGAAATATCTTGACGGGAGGGGCCGCTGCTGACACGATTTACGTCCTGAGCGGCGCCACTCAGAGGATCGATGCGGCGACGCTGGCAGGCAACTATGCGACCTGGAACAAGGATTCTCTCGCCGCCGGGTCATTCATCGAATACTCCGGTGCGGGTGCGCAGACGCTCGACAACACCATTCCTTATTCAGGCCTGAAGCTGAGCGGTGGTGCGAAAACCGTCAGCGGCACGCTTAATATCAAGGGAGACCTCGTCAACACGAGTGGATTTTCCGGCGGCACAATCGCGCTCAATGGTACGGGCAGTCAGGCCGTGTCGGGTTCCGGTTCCTTCGGTAATCTGACGGTGAACAAATCAGCGGGAACGGCTTCCCTGGGCGGCAATATTACCGAAGACGGCACATTAACCATCACGCTGGGACAACTGGTGACCGGAGCCAACACAGTCACCCTCTCTTCTACGGGATCGCTCTCTGAAGCAGGTGGCGGCAATGTAGTGATCGGAAACGTCCAATCGACCACGACTGTCACAGGTAATCTACCCTCGGCGGACGGAGCACTGGTGAATTATACGTTCGGAAACATCGGCCTCGAGATCAATCCTTCCCCGGGACCATCCCTTGGGGCGACGACTGTCACCCGAGTCACAGGGACAGCTCAGGGGCTTGGACCATCCATCAAACGCTACTTCGACATTACACCCACGAACAACACGGGCCTGAATGCAACGCTTGTGTTCCATTTCGATTCTTCCGCATCGGAGCTCAACGGAAACACTCTCACATCGTCGATGGGACTCTGGAAGTCGACAGATCTGGGTGTTACCTGGACGAATCAGGCTGGGACAGCGAACGCGGCGGCCAAGACGGTGACGAAGACGGGTGTTACGTCTTTCTCGCGGTGGACCGCATCAGATCCTAGCCATCCAATGGTGAGTAGCCACGCCAGAAATTCAGATATCGTCATTGGCGCCTTCCCGGTACCGGCGACGATCTCTTCGCTCATCAATACCAAGCCCGGAGAAAAGAGACTGTTCCAGTTCTTGGTTCGAGATGGTGGGGGTACGGCTGATACCGACGTCGTGCCGACGATTGTGAAGAATCTCTCACTGCGCAAAGGGGTGACAAATACTGTACCAGATTGGTCCACTTATATCCAGGGAGTCGATCTGTTCCAAAACTCGACTCATATTGATACAACTGCGACTATTACTGCCAATAACATCTCATGGGCGGGTCCGCCGTTATTCAGCGTCGCGGACAATCACGTCGACTCCATGAACGTGTATGTCTATCTCAAGAATCCACTTCCTGCGGGTGCCGACGGGAAGGTCTTCGAGTTCCTTATCAACCAGAATACGGATGTGACAACTGATGCCCTTAGCGGCTCGATCATGGCTGCCGGAGGGAGCGACGTTGTTGGAGCTCCCGGGACAGCGATTGACGTCACGGCGACCAAGCTTGCCTTCGCCGCCAACATTCCAGGCGTTCAGTCGGGCCAAACATTCAGTACCGTATTGAATGCGGATGATGCCAACAATAATATCGATAAAGACTATGTGACCAATGTGGGTCTGGCGAAGGCGACAGGCACCGGTACGTTCACGGTCACGACGCCAAAAACACCGGTCGCGGGCGTTGCCACGTTTAACGATGCCAAGATCGTTGGATCAGGTTCACATTCATTGATTGCGACATCGGGGACTCTCACGAGTGCGACATCGAATATATTCGGTGTCGGCGTGCCTTCGACATTTAAGGTTTCCAATGCTGCTCCTCACGTGTCTACGATTGATACGCTGGCCTGGGATTCGACGTCGACGTGGACGGTTGTCAGGGGTGTTTCGGCGACGGGAATACCGCATATGAGGGATTCAGTTATTCTCGATCATGATTTCAGAGCCACCGCCTACACGATCAGGCTTGGACCTACCATCAGCGATTCCTGCCGGCAGATTACCATCGGTTACCCGGGTAACACAGTCCCAATCGGACTCTGGATCCCGCCGAACAATAACCCGCCGGGCGGTTCTGCAAACGCAGCTCTCTGGTTTGGAGATAGCACGACCGGGAATTATGATTTCGTTCTCGCCGGCGGAGGAACGGTCTATGATAACAAGACCCTCTTCAGCGCTAATGTGAAGTTCGCGACCTTGTCCGATTCCATGAAGATTCGCACGGGCGGATATTGGTATCACAACACCTCTGCATTCAACACGATGCACAGAATCCTCAGCCGTGCCGTCGATGGCGACTACGGGACGATAGAGTTCGATGTCAACTCCGCCAATGGGACGTTCGATATCAGCGGCGGTGGTAACTACTATTATCCCAATATCGTCCTGAGTAATACGCACACCGCGCCGACTTACTTCTGGTTCGGGACGGGTGCGACGACGATTCATGGAAACGTAACTGTTAACGCGGGCGCCAAGGATTCGCTGATGTTGACGGGCTATCCGTTCCTCTTCCATGGGAACTACGTCAACAACGGCGTCACGATAGCAACTACCTCGCAATTCGTGTTCGACGGCGCAGGTCCGCACACCGTTTCGGGAAATCCAATGTCCCTCGGAGGCGGGCTTCTTTCCTTGAGCCCGGGCGGCGCTACATTTAACTCCGATGTGAGCATCACCGGCGGGACCGTGCAGACAACCGGAACCTTTACCTACGATTCGTCCGGCCTGCCGACCAATATTACCCGGCCGGTAGTGGGGACTATCACTATGGGCGGCTCGACGACGATGAACCTGAATCCCGCGGGCGCAATGAGCGAGGGATCAAACCCCGTTCAGGGCAATGTGAGTGCCACACGTACGGCTCTCCAGAACGTCAACCAGACGTTCGGAGCGATCGGATACTCGATTAATGCCGCTGGCGGCGCTCCCGGTTCGACGACGGTCCTCCGAAAAACCGGAGCCGGTTCTACTTCGACCGGAAACGGACACCAGTCTATCAAGCGGTATTATGACGTCACTCCGACGAATAATTCGACCCTGAATGCCACAACGGTACTCGGGTATTCGACAACCGAACTGAACGGTATCCCCGAAACGAATCTGCTCCTGGAGAAGTCGACGAACAGCGGAGCCACGTGGACCGGTAAGACCGGGACTGTAAACACCGGATCTCACTTCATCACTGCGACCGGCGTCAACAGCTTCTCACGGTGGACCGCAGCTGCCGTGGATTCACCGCTGTTTATCACGCACACGATTACCGTTCGTAAGTACTCGGATGCCGATGGCCTCTTTGGTACGGCGGGGGACGAGACTCTTAAGAAATGGAGGCTCTTCCTCTACAAGGATTCGGTGGTATCCGCCGATTCAATCGCAGGCGGCAATCCGAACAATGGCGTGCTCACTGTTTCGAACCTAGAAGCCGGTACATACATTGCCGTCGAGGCAGATAGCACTTCATTCGGGTGGACGCGACTAGGTAAGATTCACAACGGCACGAGAGTCGCCACAAGCACCCGGTTTGACACGCTCGTCGTTTCGGGCGGAGTCAGTGATAGCGCCGACTTCATTAACCATGTCGGAGCATTCACCGGGAATTCAGTCACCGTCCGGAAGTTCAAGGACAACGACGGTAACTTCAGCACTGCGTTTGACCGGTCTGCGAAATCATGGTATCTCGAGGTACGTGACACAGGTGGGACGCTGATCGGGTCAATAAATGACACTGTGCTCACTATTTCAAACATTGCCGACAACCAGTATGTAGCCAGGGAAGCGGACAGCACCGGCTGGATCCATCTCGGTTACATTCTCAATGGTACCCCCGCTGCCGGATCGGGCAACTCGGTCATGTTCACTCTCTCAGGTGGACAGAATGGGACGGTGGATTTTGTCAACGCGTCTCCGTCGTATAGCCAGATGTACCGGTCGTTCCAGGAGGACAGCATAGCCCTCGATAAGGATAACAAGGGCAAAGTTGGTAAGTTCGTAAAGCGCAAGACGGACAAAGCCGACTTTATCGCGCTCTTCGTGGATGACACAGCGACAGTGACGGGACTCCATGTCGAGTTCGGCAACGCGATCCTGCAGAACTATCCATTCTTCACTACTCCGCCCTCGACCCATCTCTCGCCCGACGGCAAGAACAAGAAGTGGGATTTCACATTCACTTCACCGGTTCATCACGGCGACTCGGTGTACATCCACGGGTTTGGAGACAAGGGGAAGATACAGAAGGTCGGGAAGTATTACTGGGAGAATGGGGCGACAATCGTCGGCACAAAGAAGAAGAACCCCCTCTTCACGAGAAACGATCCAAAGTTCCCGATGCCGAACCGAGTCAATGCTCTGTTCGAGGCATTCGCACAGACCGGCTTCGGGGCGAACGGATTGTTGGTCGGACGCGACCGGAGCGCGGACAGCGCGAAGCAGTACGGGTGGATACTCGCGGCGAAGTACACTGATGTGTTGAAATCGCTGAAAGATAAGACGGGCCTCCACACGGGCTTTGCACGCGGCTTCGACACGTTTACGTCGAACGGGAAACCAATCCTGAAGCGTCAGAAATCGATCCCGCCGGCGAAGCAGAACAACAGGCTGATCGCGGATATGCTCGCGCTGAGACTGAACATCGTCTCGAGCATGTTGTTGAAGACTCCCCTCGGATTCGGCGAACTGATCTTCAGCGACACGTCAGCCAATCCCTATAACGGCCTGATGGTGAAGGAGATCGCGGCAAAGGCCGACACGCTGATGATGGGCAGGTACCAGGGTGGCGTCCATGTGTTTGTGGATACCTCGGTCTTCCGGGTGCTCGACCAGACGATCCAGAGGATCAACAGCGGGTTCGAGGGCGCCATAGACACGATCGACTTCACGGTGAAGCTGCACATGAAGGGTACCAAGCAGCTTGCGGCTGTTCCTTACCTGCATGCGAACGGCGGAGTGGTCCCGGCGATGCTGGTCCCGCTTGACAAGCCGATCGTCGAGACGCCGCAGTCCTACAAGCTTTACCAGAACTATCCGAATCCGTTCAACCCGACGACCACGATCCAGTTCGACCTGATGGATCAGTCGGTGGTAACGCTGAAGATCTATAACATCCTCGGCCAGGAAGTGGCGACACTTCTCGATCATGCGACGCTGGAAGACGGGACGCAGGAAGTCGAGTTCAACGCGAGCAACTTCGCATCGGGCGTCTACTTCTACCGGTTGATCTCTGAATCGGTCGCGGATCCGGAAGACGGAATCGCCAGCCAGCAGTTCACGACCGTGAAGAAGATGCTGTTGATCAAGTGA